A stretch of Gouania willdenowi chromosome 21, fGouWil2.1, whole genome shotgun sequence DNA encodes these proteins:
- the bbs5 gene encoding BBSome complex member BBS5 isoform X1 encodes MASVLDALWEDRDVRFDITAQQMKTRPGEVLIDCLDNIEDTKGNNGDRGRLLVTNLRIIWHSIALPRVNLSVGYNTIINITTRAANSKLRGQTEALYILTKSNNTRFEFIFTNVVPGSPRLFTSVIAVHRAYETSKMYRDLKLRAALIQNKQLRLLPREQVYDKINGVWNLSSDQGNLGTFFITNVRIVWHANMNESFNVSIPYLQIWSIRIRDSKFGLALVIESSRQSGGYVLGFKIDPVDKLQDALKEINSLHKVYSANPIFGVDYEMEEKPQPLEELTVEQLPDDVEIEPDEQTDAFTAYFADGNKQQDREPVFSDELGLAVEKLKEGFTLQGLWEVMG; translated from the exons ATGGCGTCAGTATTAGATGCTCTCTGGGAGGACAGAGATGTCCGCTTTGACATAACTGCACA GCAGATGAAAACTCGTCCAGGAGAAGTGCTGATAGACTGTCTGGACAACATTGAAGACACAAAGGGAAACAATGGAGATCGAG GACGACTCCTAGTAACAAATCTGAGAATCATCTGGCACTCGATCGCCCTGCCTAGAGTCAACCTGT CTGTGGGTTACAACACCATTATCAACATCACAACAAGAGCAGCTAACTCA AAATTAAGAGGCCAAACTGAAGCCCTGTACATCTTAACTAAGTCCAACAACACAAGATTTGAGTTCATATTTACTAATGTGGTTCCCGGAAGTCCGAGACTTTTCACCTCTGTCATCGCCGTACACAG GGCCTATGAGACTTCTAAAATGTACAGAGATCTGAAACTGCGCGCCGCTCTCATTCAAAATAAACAGCTCAGACTTTTGCCTCGGGAGCAAGTTTACGATAAGATTAACGGAGTGTGGAATTTATCCAGCGATCAG GGGAACCTTGGAACCTTCTTCATCACTAATGTTCGGATCGTGTGGCATGCCAACATGAATGAAAGCTTTAACGTCAGCATACCTTACCTTCAGATT TGGTCGATCAGAATAAGAGACTCAAAGTTTGGCTTGGCGTTGGTGATAGAAAGTTCCCGGCAG agtggTGGTTATGTACTTGGGTTTAAGATTGACCCAGTGGACAAGCTTCAAGATGCACTCAAGGAAATCAATTCTCTACATAAGGTCTACTCAGCCAACCCCATCTTTGGAGTGGACTACGAGATGGAAGAAAAG CCGCAGCCTTTGGAGGAACTCACAGTGGAGCAGCTTCCTGACGACGTGGAGATCGAACCTGACGAGCAGACGGATGCCTTCACT GCTTACTTTGCAGATGGAAACAAG CAACAGGACCGTGAGCCAGTTTTCTCTGATGAACTCGGCCTCGCTGTGGAGAAGCTAAAGGAAGGTTTCACTCTCCAAGGATTGTGGGAAGTAATGGGCTGA
- the fastkd1 gene encoding FAST kinase domain-containing protein 1, mitochondrial, protein MMLRLRCVMPFLRRRLHVGWANRDQVLEQLRVCSVEDQVFDVVGKNKTKLTVDHVSCAVRMLWQFQKELPQLLRTTDQTKIHQQFLTLKVLAENKIELMDDLILIDMLYAFLRMEVDPHDTLIQQLVSEAWLRLDRLPLSSLSKLAICLRDQQLQHSPLMGQITHIMDQRLPSIDDARVLMALMISTFSLVSPRLRDALISRADHLLSTIHPLNNNIPRRIVQFLRNSRFIHRPLLEKCNEIFLKNISGMNVDDITIILWHYQSLQFNNCDFRLVAEQRLIELIETSTDTISFSKLFVSLVPMASLEIREGLENSALLLANEFNAHQALEIVQVLEEIQSRNLNLLNKIVSVIQKNLHVYKRVEIARITQALALLQYHNPDFLNTLRDILVKFLQKSFLPYELTMLVRVLSLLPSPRLEDGALTRIESVVGQCDVYELNTIAIAVSKWVHRDTSHRLNTPSKYVRLLQTLNRCGHDRLQTANKLDALLDELKFNSGEWFEEMLLEETMVTLQRMIDQISWTNVPELASFFTRTNFLCPPLMDRIASEAIENMDKIHHSATYATLLPFSLLNYDTAQVDELYDACIKRFTPYISSFDPHLLVFLAYFLAVTARFPEELIRKIFSIDFLRKLDSQLETLLDHRNMRTRLRLMQLNRAVCLECPEYQVPWFHERYCQQLHKKGNRQVSPLQQQIHKMLGEVFGGINCVQVAVVTPYFYTVDFECKLDKHMQPLGYSEPSTLQMSERKNDHWDSSLLENTRDELPPGAQRVAVDFLDSKSFCKNSHHMKGEVLMRKRHLEILGYRVVQIPHFEWNSMELSTHDAWKAYLKKKILS, encoded by the exons ATGATGCTTCGCCTCAGGTGTGTGATGCCCTTCCTTAGAAGGCGTCTCCATGTGGGCTGGGCCAACAGAGACCAGGTTCTGGAGCAGCTGAGAGTTTGCTCTGTTGAGGATCAAGTGTTTGATGTGGTTGGAAAGAACAAAACCAAGCTCACGGTGGACCATGTGAGCTGTGCCGTGCGAATGCTGTGGCAGTTCCAAAAAGAACTCCCGCAGCTGCTCAGAACCACAGACCAAACCAAGATTCACCAGCAGTTCCTGACCCTCAAGGTTTTGGCGGAAAACAAAATTGAGCTCATGGATGATTTGATACTGATCGACATGCTTTATGCCTTCCTCAG GATGGAAGTGGATCCACATGACACTCTCATACAGCAGCTAGTTTCAGAAGCCTGGTTAAGATTAGACAG ATTACCGTTGTCCTCTCTGTCTAAGTTGGCCATCTGCTTGAGAGATCAGCAGCTACAGCACAGTCCTTTAATGGGCCAAATCACCCACATTATGGATCAGAGGCTGCCCTCTATCGATGACGCCAG agtGCTGATGGCTCTGATGATAAGCACCTTTTCACTGGTGTCTCCCCGTCTGCGAGATGCTCTTATCAGCAGAGCAGACCACCTTCTTTCTACCATACACCCTCTCAACAATAACATCCCACGAAGAATAGTTCAGTTTCTGCGCAACAGTAGGTTCATTCACCGTCCTCTGCTGGAAAAGTGCAATGAAATCTTCTTGAAAAACATATCTGGAATGAATGTGGACGACATCACCATCATCCTCTGGCACTATCAGTCCCTGCAGTTCAACAACTGTGACTTCAGGCTGGTTGCTGAACAGAGGTTGATTGAACTGATTGAAACAAGCACTGATACAATCTCTTTCAGCAAACTGTTTGTTTCTCTGGTTCCGATGGCTAGTTTGGAGATCAGAGAAGG GTTGGAAAACAGTGCTCTCCTCTTGGCAAATGAATTCAACGCACACCAGGCCTTGGAAATAGTACAAGTCCTGGAAGAAATACAGAGCAGGAATCTTAACCTATTGAACAA AATTGTGTCCGTGATCCAGAAAAACCTTCATGTCTACAAGCGGGTGGAGATCGCCCGTATCACACAAGCTCTTGCCTTGTTGCAGTATCATAACCCTGATTTTCTCAATACCCTAAGAGACATTTTGGTCAA GTTTTTGCAAAAAAGCTTTTTGCCCTATGAATTGACCATGCTGGTCCGCGTGCTGTCCTTGCTGCCTTCCCCACGACTGGAGGACGGCGCGTTGACCCGCATCGAGTCAGTAGTGGGTCAGTGCGATGTCTACGAGCTCAACACGATCGCAATCGCTGTTTCCAAATGGGTACACAGAGACACGTCACACCGCCTCAACACTCCCAGTAAATATGTACGCCTGCTGCAGACGCTGAACCGCTGTGGCCATGACAGGCTGCAGACGGCCAACAAGCTGGACGCACTACTTGATGAGCTCAAGTTCAACTCTGGCGAGTGGTTCGAGGAGATGCTGCTGGAGGAAACCATGGTCACTCTGCAGAGGATGATAGACCAGATAAGCTGGACTAATGTCCCTGAGCTGGCCTCTTTTTTCACCAGAACAAATTTCCTCTGTCCTCCTTTGATGGATCGAATTGCCTCCGAGGCTATTGAAAACATGGATAAG ATTCACCACTCAGCCACTTATGCCACCCTGCTGcctttttctttgttgaatTACGATACTGCACAAGTAGACGAGCTGTATGATGCCTGTATAAAACGCTTCACTCCGTATATCA GCTCCTTTGACCCTCATCTGCTCGTCTTCCTGGCATACTTCTTGGCTGTAACCGCCCGTTTCCCTGAAGAACTTATCAGGAAAATATTCAGCATCGACTTTCTGAGAAAGCTTGATTCCCAACTGGAGA CCCTACTTGATCATCGAAACATGCGGACTCGACTGCGCCTCATGCAGCTCAATCGAGCCGTTTGCCTCGAGTGTCCTGAGTATCAAGTGCCCTGGTTTCATGAGCGCTACTGCCAGCAGTTACACAAGAAAG GGAATAGACAGGTCAGTCCTTTGCAGCAGCAAATCCATAAAATGCTTGGAGAAGTTTTTGGGGGCATTAACTGTGTCCAAGTAGCAGTTGTAACACCATATTTCTACACCGTCG ATTTCGAATGCAAACTGGACAAACACATGCAGCCACTTGGTTACAGCGAGCCGAGCACGCTACAGATGTCAGAAAGAAAGAACGATCACTGGGATTCCAGTTTGCTGGAGAACACCAGAGACGAGCTCCCACCTGGAGCTCAACG TGTTGCTGTGGATTTTCTTGATTCAAAGTCATTCTGTAAAAACTCCCATCATATGAAAGGGGAAGTATTGATGAGGAAGAGACACCTTGAAATCTTAGGGTATCGCGTGGTGCAG ATTCCTCACTTTGAGTGGAACTCCATGGAGCTTTCAACACATGATGCCTGGAAAGCATATCTAAAGAAGAAGATATTAAGTTAA
- the bbs5 gene encoding BBSome complex member BBS5 isoform X2: MGRSFTPTFLPGRLLVTNLRIIWHSIALPRVNLSVGYNTIINITTRAANSKLRGQTEALYILTKSNNTRFEFIFTNVVPGSPRLFTSVIAVHRAYETSKMYRDLKLRAALIQNKQLRLLPREQVYDKINGVWNLSSDQGNLGTFFITNVRIVWHANMNESFNVSIPYLQIWSIRIRDSKFGLALVIESSRQSGGYVLGFKIDPVDKLQDALKEINSLHKVYSANPIFGVDYEMEEKPQPLEELTVEQLPDDVEIEPDEQTDAFTAYFADGNKQQDREPVFSDELGLAVEKLKEGFTLQGLWEVMG; the protein is encoded by the exons ATGGGCAGATCATTTACACCCACTTTCCTTCCAGGACGACTCCTAGTAACAAATCTGAGAATCATCTGGCACTCGATCGCCCTGCCTAGAGTCAACCTGT CTGTGGGTTACAACACCATTATCAACATCACAACAAGAGCAGCTAACTCA AAATTAAGAGGCCAAACTGAAGCCCTGTACATCTTAACTAAGTCCAACAACACAAGATTTGAGTTCATATTTACTAATGTGGTTCCCGGAAGTCCGAGACTTTTCACCTCTGTCATCGCCGTACACAG GGCCTATGAGACTTCTAAAATGTACAGAGATCTGAAACTGCGCGCCGCTCTCATTCAAAATAAACAGCTCAGACTTTTGCCTCGGGAGCAAGTTTACGATAAGATTAACGGAGTGTGGAATTTATCCAGCGATCAG GGGAACCTTGGAACCTTCTTCATCACTAATGTTCGGATCGTGTGGCATGCCAACATGAATGAAAGCTTTAACGTCAGCATACCTTACCTTCAGATT TGGTCGATCAGAATAAGAGACTCAAAGTTTGGCTTGGCGTTGGTGATAGAAAGTTCCCGGCAG agtggTGGTTATGTACTTGGGTTTAAGATTGACCCAGTGGACAAGCTTCAAGATGCACTCAAGGAAATCAATTCTCTACATAAGGTCTACTCAGCCAACCCCATCTTTGGAGTGGACTACGAGATGGAAGAAAAG CCGCAGCCTTTGGAGGAACTCACAGTGGAGCAGCTTCCTGACGACGTGGAGATCGAACCTGACGAGCAGACGGATGCCTTCACT GCTTACTTTGCAGATGGAAACAAG CAACAGGACCGTGAGCCAGTTTTCTCTGATGAACTCGGCCTCGCTGTGGAGAAGCTAAAGGAAGGTTTCACTCTCCAAGGATTGTGGGAAGTAATGGGCTGA
- the klhl41a gene encoding kelch-like protein 41a, translating to MDPQSLREDLRLFQSTLLQDGLKEMLNENKLIDCILKVGDRSIPCHRLIMAACSPYFRELFFSEEGQDVNRKEVVLENLDPNIMDVIVNYMYSAEIDINDDNVKDILTVSNRFQIPSVFTVSVNYLQKRLSRKNCLGVYRLGLMLNCARLAIAARDYIADRYETIAKDEDFLELAPPELFAIIGADALNVAKEETVFESLMRWIRKDKDKRVKSLEEAFDCVRFRLLSEKFFKEKVEKDDLIKANPELLKKLKTIKEAFAGKLPEKKNGDDKEGEESKLPGFLNDERRYGMYAKDMILMITDNAAVAYDSQENECFLVAMTEQIPRNHFSLTSKKNNLYVLGGLFVDEEDKENPLQCYFYQLDSLAAEWMALPPMPSSRCLFAMGEFENLIFAIAGKDLQTNESIDSVMCYDTEKMKWAEAKKLPLKLHGHCVVSENGLIYCIGGKSDDNKATNKMFAYNHKRSEWKEVASMVTPRSMFGAVIHKGRIIVAGGANDEGLTAACEAYDFGTNKWTTFTEFPQERSSINLVSSGGQLLAVGGFAMVEDENKECAPSELIDIWLYEDDKNVWTGMIKEMRYAAGASCVSMRLNGVRMPKL from the exons atggacccgCAAAGTTTAAGGGAAGATCTTCGTCTCTTTCAGAGCACACTGCTACAGGATGGACTAAAAGAGATGCTGAATGAGAATAAGTTAATTGATTGTATTCTAAAAGTTGGGGACCGAAGCATCCCATGCCATCGGCTCATTATGGCAGCGTGCAGTCCTTATTTTCGGGAGCTCTTCTTCTCAGAGGAGGGACAAGATGTGAACAGAAAGGAAGTTGTTCTGGAGAATCTGGACCCTAACATTATGGACGTTATTGTGAATTACATGTACTCCGCGGAGATCGACATCAATGATGATAACGTTAAGGATATCCTGACTGTTTCCAATCGCTTCCAAATCCCGTCTGTGTTCACAGTTTCGGTGAATTACCTCCAGAAGAGGCTGTCCAGGAAGAACTGCCTGGGAGTCTACAGACTGGGACTGATGCTGAATTGTGCCCGGCTGGCAATAGCAGCTCGAGATTACATCGCAGATCGCTACGAGACCATAGCCAAGGATGAGGATTTCCTAGAGCTTGCTCCACCCGAGCTTTTTGCCATCATTGGAGCAGATGCGCTGAATGTAGCTAAAGAAGAGACGGTGTTCGAGTCTCTCATGAGGTGGATCAGAAAGGACAAAGACAAGCGGGTGAAATCTCTGGAGGAGGCCTTTGACTGTGTCCGTTTCCGATTGCTCTCGGAGAAGTTCTTCAaggaaaaagtagaaaaagacGATCTCATTAAAGCAAACCCAGAACTTCTCAAGAAACTGAAGACTATCAAGGAAGCATTTGCGGGGAAGTTACCAGAGAAGAAAAATGGAGACGACAAAGAGGGAGAAGAGAGCAAGCTGCCTGGTTTCCTGAATGACGAGCGCAGATACGGCATGTATGCCAAAGACATGATCCTGATGATCACCGACAACGCTGCCGTGGCCTACGACAGCCAGGAGAATGAATGCTTTCTTGTTGCGATGACTGAGCAAATCCCTCGAAACCATTTCAGCTTGACatcaaagaaaaacaatctGTATGTGCTGGGAGGGCTGTTTGTGGACGAGGAGGACAAAGAAAACCCACTGCAGTGTTACTTCTACCAG TTGGACAGTCTGGCTGCTGAATGGATGGCTCTACCCCCCATGCCCTCCTCCCGATGTCTCTTTGCCATGGGCGAATTTGAAAATCTAATCTTTGCTATAGCGGGAAAAGATTTACAGACCAATGAGTCTATTGATAGCGTCATGTGCTATGACACGGA AAAAATGAAGTGGGCAGAAGCAAAAAAGTTACCTTTGAAACTCCACGGCCACTGTGTGGTCTCTGAGAATGGACTGATTTACTGTATTGGAGGGAAATCAGATGATAA taaagcaacCAATAAGATGTTTGCCTATAACCACAAGAGGTCAGAGTGGAAGGAGGTTGCGTCCATGGTCACACCCAGATCAATGTTCGGGGCAGTTATCCACAAAGGGAGGATCATTGTTGCAGGAGGAGCCAATGATGAAGGCCTGACAGCTGCATGTGAAGCCTACGACTTTGGAACCAACAA GTGGACAACATTCACAGAGTTTCCTCAGGAGAGGAGCTCCATTAACCTGGTGAGCAGTGGAGGCCAGCTGCTTGCTGTGGGAGGCTTTGCCATGGTGGAGGACGAAAACAAGGAGTGTGCACCTAGTGAATTAATCGACATCTGGCT GTATGAAGATGACAAGAACGTGTGGACTGGAATGATCAAAGAGATGCGATATGCAGCCGGAGCATCGTGTGTCTCAATGAGACTAAATGGAGTCAGAATGCCTAAACTGTAG